From the genome of Homalodisca vitripennis isolate AUS2020 chromosome 8, UT_GWSS_2.1, whole genome shotgun sequence, one region includes:
- the LOC124367393 gene encoding 26S proteasome non-ATPase regulatory subunit 10-like yields MDEKCKSKLFSDAYEGKVDDIIQFIEKDKSILTAQDSSDRLLIHWAALGGHTDLVSHLLSSGSPVDPQDDMHMTPLILASSAGRVDVVRQLVGAGASVNSRNVQGHSSLQYAASKGWKDIVKLLLDEGAEVNIADVRGARPLHRASSVGHLPVVAMLLAQKSVDVNARDADGNTPLHLSCEEDRGEVAQLLVERGAQLDALNKEKQTPLDLASTALAKLLRSLVEKV; encoded by the exons atggaTGAGAAGTGTAAAAGCAAACTATTTTCTGATGCATATGAGGGAAAAGTTGAcgatattattcaatttatagaAAAAGACAAGTCAATATTAACAGCTCAAGATTCA AGTGACCGTTTACTGATACACTGGGCAGCACTCGGAGGACACACAGACCTTGTGAGTCACTTGCTCAGTTCGGGTTCACCCGTCGACCCTCAGGATGAC ATGCACATGACACCTCTGATTCTGGCGTCGTCTGCAGGACGTGTCGATGTCGTCAGACAACTGGTGGGCGCTGGAGCGAGTGTCAACTCTCGCAATGTTCAAGGTCACTCATCTCTCCAGTATGCTGCCTCTAAGGGATGGAAAGAT ATAGTGAAGCTGCTCCTAGACGAGGGTGCTGAAGTAAATATCGCAGATGTACGAGGGGCGAGACCTCTTCACAGGGCGAGTTCTGTCGGTCACCTCCCAGTCGTCGCCATGCTGCTGGCACAGAAATCTGTGGATGTCAATGCAAGAGACGCCGACGGCAACACACCCCT CCACCTGAGCTGTGAGGAGGACCGGGGCGAGGTGGCTCAGCTGTTGGTGGAGCGAGGGGCGCAGCTAGATGCTCTCAACAAAGAGAAACAAACACCTCTAGACCTGGCCAGTACGGCTCTGGCCAAGCTGCTCAGATCTCTTGTGGAGAAAGTGTAA
- the LOC124367392 gene encoding uncharacterized protein LOC124367392 isoform X1, with translation MISKMAPTNKNLKCGACPKRVTNGSGGIMCEGNCKKWFHFNCAGKSKSEYAFSKGEKSNFKCDSCMEQTGLLEHDVSTSPAVVIAVESEGIEDNTCKCFDFIKILTDQISDLTNNQLELRKQLNILQNENAKLTSMVNNHSDAIGDIFTGTSSISYASVLKSAMTKIDSSLVTKDLNNKNNNIFDAVRNVNDKHILTPAVETSLFSQSQSQSKEISVLPTKTLADMKGNLSETKKIEKAKASDKEKTARLHENKAIPSTLRTKSTTDVPSVVASLNREQVVLELEEEPEDSNSGFIEVRKRNSNQTRKVMNNYKRSKFLTGRAPVNDDNLKIVEKHKHIFVSRFAEGVESENIKQYVIARVKGNNNCEVTKLKSRYPGYSSFKVGVPLSQWNTVYDEGVESENIKQYVIARVKGNNNCEVTKLKSRYPGYSSFKVGVPLSQWNTVYDEGVESENIKQYVIARVKGNNNCEVTKLKSRYPGYSSFKVGVPLSQWNTVYDEGVESENIKQYVIARVKGNNNCEVTKLKSRYPGYSSFKVGVPLSQWNTVYDEDFWPEGTYVRRFVYKRKSSGEKGTHEASFLENIQVNSQVT, from the exons ATGATAAGCAAAATGGCGCCTACTAACAAGAATCTTAAATGTGGTGCTTGTCCTAAAAGAGTCACTAATGGATCTGGTGGCATTATGTGTGAAGGAAACTGCAAGAAATGGTTTCACTTTAATTGTGCAGGAAAATCTAAAAGTGAATATGCATTTTCTAAAGgtgaaaaatctaattttaagtgCGATAGCTGTATGGAGCAAACTGGTCTGCTTGAACATGACGTGAGTACATCACCTGCAGTTGTTATTGCTGTTGAAAGTGAGGGAATTGAGGACAATACatgtaaatgttttgattttattaaaatattgactgATCAAATTTCTGATCTAACAAATAATCAGCTTGAActtagaaaacaattaaatattctgCAAAATGAAAACGCTAAACTAACTTCAATGGTGAATAATCACTCAGATGCTATTGGTGACATTTTCACTGGTACCAGCAGTATTTCTTATGCTAGTGTATTAAAATCCGCTATGACGAAAATTGACTCTTCTTTAGTTACAaaagatttgaataataaaaataataatatctttgatGCAGTTAGAAATGtcaatgacaaacatattttgacTCCAGCGGTcgaaacttctcttttttctcaATCTCAAAGCCAAAGCAAAGAAATTTCAGTGCTGCCAACCAAAACTTTGGCAGACATGAAAGGAAACCTGTCTGAAACGAAAAAAATCGAGAAAGCAAAGGCGTCTGACAAGGAGAAGACAGCTAGGCTTCATGAAAACAAAGCTATACCATCCACATTGCGTACCAAGTCTACAACAGATGTTCCTTCTGTTGTTGCGTCGTTGAATAGGGAACAGGTGGTTTTGGAATTGGAAGAGGAACCTGAGGACTCCAATAGTGGATTTATTGAAGTGAGAAAACGTAACAGCAATCAAACTAGGAAGGTTATGAATAACTACAAAAGGTCTAAGTTCTTAACGGGCCGTGCTCCTGTTAATGATGATAACctgaaaattgtagaaaaacatAAGCATATCTTTGTTTCGAGATTTGCTGAAG GTGTAGAAAGTGAGAACATTAAGCAATATGTAATTGCTCGTGTGAAAGGTAATAATAACTGTGAGGTGACGAAATTAAAAAGTAGGTATCCAGGATACAGTTCATTTAAAGTGGGTGTCCCATTGTCCCAGTGGAATACTGTGTATGATGAAGGTGTAGAAAGTGAGAACATTAAGCAATATGTAATTGCTCGTGTGAAAGGTAATAATAACTGTGAGGTGACGAAATTAAAAAGTAGGTATCCAGGATACAGTTCATTTAAAGTGGGTGTCCCATTGTCCCAGTGGAATACTGTGTATGATGAAGGTGTAGAAAGTGAGAACATTAAGCAATATGTAATTGCTCGTGTGAAAGGTAATAATAACTGTGAGGTGACGAAATTAAAAAGTAGGTATCCAGGATACAGTTCATTTAAAGTGGGTGTCCCATTGTCCCAGTGGAATACTGTGTATGATGAAGGTGTAGAAAGTGAGAACATTAAGCAATATGTAATTGCTCGTGTGAAAGGTAATAATAACTGTGAGGTGACGAAATTAAAAAGTAGGTATCCAGGATACAGTTCATTTAAAGTGGGTGTCCCATTGTCCCAGTGGAATACTGTGTATGATGAAGACTTCTGGCCTGAAGGAACTTATGTACGTCGGTTTGTATATAAACGCAAAAGTTCTGGGGAGAAAGGAACCCATGAAGCTTCTTTTTTGGAAAACATTCAGGTGAATTCACAAGTCACATAG
- the LOC124367392 gene encoding uncharacterized protein LOC124367392 isoform X2, translating into MISKMAPTNKNLKCGACPKRVTNGSGGIMCEGNCKKWFHFNCAGKSKSEYAFSKGEKSNFKCDSCMEQTGLLEHDVSTSPAVVIAVESEGIEDNTCKCFDFIKILTDQISDLTNNQLELRKQLNILQNENAKLTSMVNNHSDAIGDIFTGTSSISYASVLKSAMTKIDSSLVTKDLNNKNNNIFDAVRNVNDKHILTPAVETSLFSQSQSQSKEISVLPTKTLADMKGNLSETKKIEKAKASDKEKTARLHENKAIPSTLRTKSTTDVPSVVASLNREQVVLELEEEPEDSNSGFIEVRKRNSNQTRKVMNNYKRSKFLTGRAPVNDDNLKIVEKHKHIFVSRFAEGVESENIKQYVIARVKGNNNCEVTKLKSRYPGYSSFKVGVPLSQWNTVYDEGVESENIKQYVIARVKGNNNCEVTKLKSRYPGYSSFKVGVPLSQWNTVYDEGVESENIKQYVIARVKGNNNCEVTKLKSRYPGYSSFKVGVPLSQWNTVYDEDFWPEGTYVRRFVYKRKSSGEKGTHEASFLENIQVNSQVT; encoded by the exons ATGATAAGCAAAATGGCGCCTACTAACAAGAATCTTAAATGTGGTGCTTGTCCTAAAAGAGTCACTAATGGATCTGGTGGCATTATGTGTGAAGGAAACTGCAAGAAATGGTTTCACTTTAATTGTGCAGGAAAATCTAAAAGTGAATATGCATTTTCTAAAGgtgaaaaatctaattttaagtgCGATAGCTGTATGGAGCAAACTGGTCTGCTTGAACATGACGTGAGTACATCACCTGCAGTTGTTATTGCTGTTGAAAGTGAGGGAATTGAGGACAATACatgtaaatgttttgattttattaaaatattgactgATCAAATTTCTGATCTAACAAATAATCAGCTTGAActtagaaaacaattaaatattctgCAAAATGAAAACGCTAAACTAACTTCAATGGTGAATAATCACTCAGATGCTATTGGTGACATTTTCACTGGTACCAGCAGTATTTCTTATGCTAGTGTATTAAAATCCGCTATGACGAAAATTGACTCTTCTTTAGTTACAaaagatttgaataataaaaataataatatctttgatGCAGTTAGAAATGtcaatgacaaacatattttgacTCCAGCGGTcgaaacttctcttttttctcaATCTCAAAGCCAAAGCAAAGAAATTTCAGTGCTGCCAACCAAAACTTTGGCAGACATGAAAGGAAACCTGTCTGAAACGAAAAAAATCGAGAAAGCAAAGGCGTCTGACAAGGAGAAGACAGCTAGGCTTCATGAAAACAAAGCTATACCATCCACATTGCGTACCAAGTCTACAACAGATGTTCCTTCTGTTGTTGCGTCGTTGAATAGGGAACAGGTGGTTTTGGAATTGGAAGAGGAACCTGAGGACTCCAATAGTGGATTTATTGAAGTGAGAAAACGTAACAGCAATCAAACTAGGAAGGTTATGAATAACTACAAAAGGTCTAAGTTCTTAACGGGCCGTGCTCCTGTTAATGATGATAACctgaaaattgtagaaaaacatAAGCATATCTTTGTTTCGAGATTTGCTGAAG GTGTAGAAAGTGAGAACATTAAGCAATATGTAATTGCTCGTGTGAAAGGTAATAATAACTGTGAGGTGACGAAATTAAAAAGTAGGTATCCAGGATACAGTTCATTTAAAGTGGGTGTCCCATTGTCCCAGTGGAATACTGTGTATGATGAAGGTGTAGAAAGTGAGAACATTAAGCAATATGTAATTGCTCGTGTGAAAGGTAATAATAACTGTGAGGTGACGAAATTAAAAAGTAGGTATCCAGGATACAGTTCATTTAAAGTGGGTGTCCCATTGTCCCAGTGGAATACTGTGTATGATGAAGGTGTAGAAAGTGAGAACATTAAGCAATATGTAATTGCTCGTGTGAAAGGTAATAATAACTGTGAGGTGACGAAATTAAAAAGTAGGTATCCAGGATACAGTTCATTTAAAGTGGGTGTCCCATTGTCCCAGTGGAATACTGTGTATGATGAAG ACTTCTGGCCTGAAGGAACTTATGTACGTCGGTTTGTATATAAACGCAAAAGTTCTGGGGAGAAAGGAACCCATGAAGCTTCTTTTTTGGAAAACATTCAGGTGAATTCACAAGTCACATAG